The nucleotide sequence TACGCGGTCCAGGGCTGCCGCAAGCATTCATTGAGCAGCGATGATTGCGGCGCCTGGTCGAACTACACGTACACGCCACCGGCTGCCGCGGCGCCTGCCCCGGTGCCAAACTCGGACAAGCCCGTTCGCTGCACGGCAGGCGGGTACACCCTGCCGCCGGGCTCGGATTGCTCCAAGACGCCCAATCCCAATCGGCCTGCGCCTCCGCCGGGGCCGAACGTCGTGGTGGCCCCCGACCAGGAAAACAACGCAATGAACTTTGTCGTCACGAACAAATCTCCGGCGGGGGTGGACGTTCAATGCAAGTATCAGGCGACCAAAGTCAAGGGTCCTTTTAATTGGCCCGGCGGCATCACCAAAAGCTTTTCCCTGAAATCGGGCGACACCCAGAAGCTGCCATTTCCCGGGCTGCCGCTAAACACCACATACCACGTGGCCATTGACTGCCGAAGCGACAACGGTGGTTCGGTGTTCACACAGGATTTCACCGGCTAGCCACGAATTCCGTTTTATCGCTTGGCGCCCAACAAGTTCCGCGTTGGCGCGCAAGTCATACGCTTGTCGTCACCAGACGAACACCGGCTTGACGACCTTGCCGGCGAGCACGTCGGCGACGGCGGTGTTGATCTCGCTGAACGGATAGGTCGCGATCAGGTCATCGACGTCGAACTCGCCGGCCGCGTTCAGTGCGATCAGGCGTGGCACCATCTCGTGCGGATCGGAGTCGCCCTCGATGCTCGATCTGATGACCTTGCCCGACTGCAGCAGGTCGATGGCGTCGATCGTGTACTCCTCGGCGCCGAGGCCGAGCGCGATCAGCGTGCCCCGGCTCCGCAGCGATTGCTGGGCCTGCTTGACGACGGCCGAGATCGCGGTGGTGTCGATCGCGTAGCTCGCGCCGCCGCCGGTCAGCTGCTTCACCTGCTCGACAACGTCTGTGCTGCTTGGGTTTACGCCGATCGCGCCGAACTTGGCCGCGGCGTCACGGCGGCTCTGCAGCGGGTCAACGGCGACGATGGTGCCGACCTTCAGGTGCTTGGCGGCGGCCAGCGCGGCCAGCCCGACGGCGCCGACGCCGTACACCACCAGGCTGTCGGCCGGACCCGGCTTGAGCACGTTGAGCACGGTGCCGGCGCCGGTTTGGAAGCCACACCCGTACGGCGCCACCTTCGTCAGGTCCACCGCCTTGTCGACGACGACGCAGTTGTCGGCGTACGCGATCGCGTGCATCGAGAGGCTGGACTGCCCGAAGAAGTTGCCGTAGACGGGGGAGCCGTCGCGGGTGTATGTGGTCGAGCCGTCGGTGCGCATGCCCATGTAGTTCAGCGCCATCGCGTTCCCGCAATAACCGACCAGTCCGTTGGCGCAGTCTGTGCAGGCACGGCAGGAGCGGAAGCTGAGCACCACGTGGTCGCCGACGGTGACGTTCTTGACGCTTGGGCCGACCGCCTCCACGACGCCGGCGCCCTCGTGGCCGAAGACCCGCGGGAACATCAGTTCCGGCAGGGTGTCCTTGAGGTGAATGTCGGTGTGGCAGAGCCCCGTCGCGACGATCCGGACGAGGATTTCGTCGTCGCGCGGACCGTCGAGCTCCACGTCTTGAAGCGAGAAGTCGTCGCCCTGCTGGTTGACAATCGCCACGGTGGTCTTCATTGATTCTCCTGCCTCATTGGAACGTGGCCATTCAGCCATGTGCAGAAATACCATGTTCCCGCGGGTTCCGAGGCATTAACAACGGCGTCCGAAGCGTGCTGATCGGCGACGGCGGCACCGGAGGACGCGGCTCGCCTTGGGTCTAGTGGTGGCCGCCGCTTTCGCTGGAGCCGGCACTGCCGCTGGAGGGTTCGCTGCCGGCCGAAGGTGCGCCGCCGCTGGAGGGTTCGCTGCCGGCCGAAGGTGCGCCGCCGCTGGGCGTTTCGCTGCCGACGGCCGGGCCGCCATGGTCGGAAGGCGCACCTCCGCTGGGCGTTTCGCTGCCGCCGACCGGTCCACCGTGCTCGGAAGGCCCACCGCTGCTTGGGGTTTCGCCGCCGCTGGCCGGCCCGCCATGCTCGGGAGGCGTACCGGCACCGGGTGGCGTCCCGCCCTCAGGCGATCCTCCGCCGGGAGTTCCGTGGCTCGGGCCGGGGCCGTTGACGGGTCCGCCATGTCCACCGGGATTCGGCCACGAACCTTGCCCCGGGGGAGGTTCGTGGGATGGCGGCCAATGCGTCGGTGGGAGGTGGATCGGCGGTGGAACGTGGATTGGGGGTGGGACGTGTACCGGCGGCGGGACCACGACCACCGGCGGGTCGGGCAATTGAATCGGCGGCGCGGGAGCCTGCACTATCGGGGGGATCACCACCGGGAGCGGCGCTGCGGGAGCCTGAGCGGGCGCAGCGGGAACCGGAACGGGCGCCGCCGGAGCCGGAGCCGCCGCGGGAGCCGGAGCCGCCGGGGGAGCCGGCGGGCTTAATGGCTTGGGCGCCACCGCATTTGTCGCCGCCACCGGCGCAGGGGCGGGCGCGGCCGACGCCTGCTCAAACGGGGCGATGATGCCGCGAAGCGGGGCCGGCAGCAAACCGACCGTGCTGTGGACGCCGAGCGTCATTGCTACCTCAAGGGCGATCACCGCGGTAAAGCCGGCGACCGCCAACGCGGTTCCGACTAGCAGGACCGGCCTGCGACGCGGCCTAGCCGCGATGACGACAGTCGGGGCACCCGCCTCGTCGTCGGTCGCGGCGCTGCCGGCAATGCCGTCGTCGTCCGGGTCGCCGAAGTCCAGGGCGTAAGCCAGCGCCGCCGTGGACGACGCGAACAACGGCGCATTCGCCGAGGCCAGGGCCGCTCCGCGGGCCAATGCCGTCTCCGGCTCTTCGGGCACGTTCACGATGAGCGACGTCGCCGCTTCCAGATCCGGCTTGAGAGCGGCGACGTCAACGTCGCGGCCGACCAGAACCAGGCCGCCCGGGCGCGTCGGCAACCCATCGAGCTCGGCGACCAGCTTCAACAGCTCGGCGCTGGCCGCGTGCTGGACATCGGTGACGGAACCGTCGGAGGTGTCGATGACGGCGAGGGTCGCGGTGTCCGGCTCGACGAACAGCATCGCGGTCTGTTCGTAACCCAGTGCGCCACCCACGGATTGAGTGAAGGCGGAGGCGGCCAGAAACGCCGACACCAGCATCACGTTTTCCATCTTGTGGGCCGTCAGCGCGTC is from Mycobacterium conspicuum and encodes:
- a CDS encoding NAD(P)-dependent alcohol dehydrogenase; amino-acid sequence: MKTTVAIVNQQGDDFSLQDVELDGPRDDEILVRIVATGLCHTDIHLKDTLPELMFPRVFGHEGAGVVEAVGPSVKNVTVGDHVVLSFRSCRACTDCANGLVGYCGNAMALNYMGMRTDGSTTYTRDGSPVYGNFFGQSSLSMHAIAYADNCVVVDKAVDLTKVAPYGCGFQTGAGTVLNVLKPGPADSLVVYGVGAVGLAALAAAKHLKVGTIVAVDPLQSRRDAAAKFGAIGVNPSSTDVVEQVKQLTGGGASYAIDTTAISAVVKQAQQSLRSRGTLIALGLGAEEYTIDAIDLLQSGKVIRSSIEGDSDPHEMVPRLIALNAAGEFDVDDLIATYPFSEINTAVADVLAGKVVKPVFVW
- a CDS encoding DUF7159 family protein, which gives rise to MDIVLGVSMAPASVQMVLLQGENGDGTTVDTNAFAVTADDGAPTVSASDRVLAALLATREDAARAGLELSAVGVACTDQLEAPALRDALTAHKMENVMLVSAFLAASAFTQSVGGALGYEQTAMLFVEPDTATLAVIDTSDGSVTDVQHAASAELLKLVAELDGLPTRPGGLVLVGRDVDVAALKPDLEAATSLIVNVPEEPETALARGAALASANAPLFASSTAALAYALDFGDPDDDGIAGSAATDDEAGAPTVVIAARPRRRPVLLVGTALAVAGFTAVIALEVAMTLGVHSTVGLLPAPLRGIIAPFEQASAAPAPAPVAATNAVAPKPLSPPAPPAAPAPAAAPAPAAPVPVPAAPAQAPAAPLPVVIPPIVQAPAPPIQLPDPPVVVVPPPVHVPPPIHVPPPIHLPPTHWPPSHEPPPGQGSWPNPGGHGGPVNGPGPSHGTPGGGSPEGGTPPGAGTPPEHGGPASGGETPSSGGPSEHGGPVGGSETPSGGAPSDHGGPAVGSETPSGGAPSAGSEPSSGGAPSAGSEPSSGSAGSSESGGHH